The following are encoded together in the Gemmatimonadales bacterium genome:
- a CDS encoding chemotaxis protein CheW: MVCRVGDYQFSLPVAAVLEVCTETTLVRVPGVAPPVEGVANIRGTLVTIVRAADLLGVGTAWSGPSPWLVVLRARGGRVGLGVEAVLELAAADASFARLDLDGALDSVFGRSA, from the coding sequence GTGGTCTGTCGGGTGGGTGACTACCAGTTCTCGCTCCCGGTGGCGGCCGTGCTCGAAGTTTGCACGGAAACGACGCTGGTTCGAGTGCCGGGGGTTGCACCTCCGGTTGAGGGTGTCGCAAATATTCGCGGTACCCTCGTTACCATCGTGCGCGCTGCCGACCTGCTTGGGGTCGGGACCGCGTGGTCCGGACCCTCGCCGTGGCTGGTCGTGCTGCGGGCGCGGGGCGGGCGGGTTGGGCTCGGTGTCGAAGCAGTGCTCGAGCTGGCGGCGGCGGATGCGTCGTTTGCTCGGCTGGATCTCGATGGTGCGTTGGACTCGGTGTTCGGCCGATCAGCCTGA
- a CDS encoding RluA family pseudouridine synthase — MRAWRAKPKPKRPSSGPGEVGLATLTFSVAVPATERLDRFLADQLNLSRTQAARIVAAGQVRVAGGVARASRLLAARELVEVDLSDEAPPRILTPHPIALTVCYEDEDLAVIDKPAGLVVHPAPGHWDDTLVNALVARGTALSPGTEGRPGIVHRLDRDTSGLMVVAKSDLAHRRLGAAIAARQVKRSYAVLVWGHLDRSPERVDAPIGRHATDRKRMVVRSDGRSARTDFRVLARLRVADLIRADLHTGRTHQIRVHLQHIGHPVVGDPVYAGGGARRITGSGRILAERVDAATPRQALHAALLAFRHPISGAAMSFQSDWPADLVPALQLVADQVDPPDWLTYFGFYRATEG, encoded by the coding sequence ATGCGCGCCTGGCGCGCGAAGCCAAAGCCCAAACGGCCGAGCAGCGGTCCGGGTGAGGTTGGCCTGGCCACGCTGACGTTTTCCGTGGCCGTACCCGCCACCGAGCGGCTCGACCGCTTTCTGGCCGATCAGCTCAATCTCTCACGAACCCAGGCTGCACGGATCGTGGCCGCAGGACAGGTGCGCGTGGCTGGCGGTGTGGCCCGCGCCTCGCGACTGCTCGCGGCCCGTGAACTCGTCGAAGTCGACTTGAGCGACGAAGCTCCCCCGCGAATCCTGACACCACACCCGATTGCGCTGACCGTCTGCTACGAAGACGAGGACCTCGCGGTCATCGACAAACCGGCCGGCCTGGTAGTTCACCCGGCGCCGGGCCACTGGGACGATACCCTCGTCAACGCGCTGGTGGCTCGGGGCACCGCGCTGTCGCCGGGGACGGAGGGACGGCCGGGTATCGTGCACCGGCTCGACCGGGACACCTCAGGCCTGATGGTGGTTGCCAAGAGCGATCTGGCCCATCGGCGCCTGGGAGCGGCTATCGCGGCCCGCCAGGTGAAACGGTCGTATGCCGTGCTCGTCTGGGGGCACCTGGATCGGTCGCCCGAGCGGGTCGACGCCCCGATTGGCCGTCATGCCACTGATCGCAAGCGCATGGTGGTGCGCTCCGACGGCCGGTCGGCCCGCACCGATTTCCGGGTCCTGGCCCGGCTTCGGGTGGCCGATCTGATCCGGGCCGATCTCCACACCGGCCGAACCCACCAGATCCGGGTCCACCTGCAACATATTGGACACCCGGTCGTGGGTGATCCGGTCTATGCGGGCGGCGGGGCGCGCCGGATTACCGGGTCTGGCCGAATTCTGGCGGAACGCGTCGATGCCGCGACCCCGCGCCAGGCCCTCCACGCGGCCCTGCTGGCGTTCCGGCACCCCATCAGCGGGGCGGCCATGAGCTTCCAGAGCGACTGGCCGGCCGACCTCGTACCGGCGCTGCAACTCGTTGCAGATCAAGTTGATCCGCCTGATTGGTTAACCTATTTTGGATTCTATCGAGCCACCGAGGGGTAA
- the lspA gene encoding signal peptidase II, whose protein sequence is MRSGANPHRIFWPLAIVWLGLDVVTKQWAESSLVPYVPVEVMGQWFRWRLAYNPGAAFSLYLGEYSRWIFLVIAAVAVVGISWKARQADWNEWLRQFACAFIVGGAAGNLVDRIRHASGVVDFIDIGVGATRWPTFNIADIGVSCGAVALAISFWLEDARLAREAKAQTAEQRSG, encoded by the coding sequence ATGCGAAGCGGCGCTAATCCGCACCGCATCTTCTGGCCACTCGCCATTGTGTGGCTCGGGCTCGACGTCGTCACCAAGCAGTGGGCGGAGTCGAGCCTGGTTCCCTACGTGCCTGTCGAGGTCATGGGGCAATGGTTTCGCTGGCGGTTGGCGTACAACCCGGGTGCGGCGTTCAGTCTCTATCTCGGGGAGTATTCGCGCTGGATATTCCTGGTCATCGCTGCCGTGGCCGTCGTCGGCATCAGCTGGAAGGCCCGGCAGGCCGACTGGAACGAATGGCTGCGGCAGTTCGCCTGCGCATTCATCGTAGGCGGTGCGGCCGGTAATCTGGTCGATCGGATCCGTCACGCGTCCGGGGTGGTGGATTTCATCGACATCGGCGTTGGGGCGACCCGTTGGCCGACCTTCAATATCGCCGACATCGGGGTCAGCTGCGGTGCGGTAGCACTCGCGATTTCCTTCTGGCTCGAGGATGCGCGCCTGGCGCGCGAAGCCAAAGCCCAAACGGCCGAGCAGCGGTCCGGGTGA
- a CDS encoding TraR/DksA C4-type zinc finger protein has product MTKEQLKHLEKRLLDERARVMKELGHYDDTFNSTLQNSDGDLSSYSFHMADQGTDTMEREKQFLFASQEGRYLWHVNQALRRLYNAPDNFGKCHTCGQLISFERLDALPHARLCISCKEKEEDAKRR; this is encoded by the coding sequence ATGACCAAGGAACAGCTCAAGCATCTCGAGAAACGCCTGCTCGACGAGCGAGCTCGCGTGATGAAGGAGTTGGGGCATTACGACGACACCTTCAACTCGACGCTGCAGAACTCCGACGGCGACCTCTCGTCGTACTCGTTCCACATGGCCGATCAGGGCACCGATACCATGGAGCGGGAAAAGCAGTTCCTCTTTGCGTCGCAGGAAGGGCGGTATCTCTGGCACGTCAACCAGGCGCTGCGTCGCCTGTACAATGCGCCGGACAACTTCGGTAAATGCCACACCTGCGGCCAACTGATCAGTTTTGAGCGGCTCGATGCGCTCCCGCATGCGAGGCTCTGCATCAGCTGCAAGGAGAAGGAAGAGGATGCGAAGCGGCGCTAA
- the ileS gene encoding isoleucine--tRNA ligase produces the protein MTYPTWPEGGPDRLETALLETWRTEGLYQSVQALRAEQPPFVFFEGPPTANGRPGIHHVFSRTIKDLFCRFRSMQGRSITRIAGWDTHGLPVEIEVEKKLGLSGKKDIEAYGVEAFNRLCRESVFTYQSEWEQLSDRIGYWLDYERPYITYSKDYVESVWWLLKQLSDKSLLVRGHRVLPYCPRCGTTLSSHELSLGYEEVADKSIYLAFPLDDGSGRELVVWTTTPWTLPSNVAAAVHPDLEYREYRHPKHPGRCFVAAASREAAMDEILGGGGKLEAGAVVPGRSLVGLRYRRPLDVVEVPTDRIHSVIVGGDFVTADDGSGIVHLAPAFGADDYAMGQREGLALLRPVGSDGTFTGTTWPELEGQLVTADGTNELIIRRLKADGLHLKTEQYVHSYPHCWRCKSKLIYYARDSWFVRTQAVKDRLVELNRTVAWHPPEVGTGRFGEWLANNLDWALSRDRYWGTPLPVWVSDADPTVVEVIGSYAELAEKVGRPLPDDFDPHKPFIDAYTWPAPGGGTMRRVPEVIDAWFDSGSMPYAQWHYPFENRDKFESHFPADFICEGIDQTRGWFYSLLAIATTVFDKAPYRNVVVNELVLDAKGQKMSKSRGNTVDPWEAVREFGADQVRLYLLASSQVWLPKPFDRAQIPDTVGGFLNTLRNTYNFLALYAEGVEAEGGAATELDRWVRSRLASTVRDVTAAYDGYDATVAVRAVMDFVEELSNWYVRQSRSRFWAPDRTADPAAVATLRECLVVVSRLLAPAAPFASDWLHRALAGTSVHLADFPVADQAAIDADLERAMAGVRRLASLGRSAREAGNRRVRQPLATMRVAMPKGVTNGRFQSLFELLSQEVNVKRIDVVSSDADLVRLKAKANFRSLGKRFGKRTPEVAALIGQLPSEALRRLEEGGTAEVTLDDVAVQVLSEDVVVEREVTTDWLVQSAGPFVVALDPHLTDELLAEGLAREVVNRVQRLRKDAGYDYTTRITLAVDGSPAVLAAVQKHAELIQHETLTRTLEVGRVLDACDARDEASIDDHQALLSVRRLTESAP, from the coding sequence GTGACGTATCCCACCTGGCCCGAAGGCGGGCCGGACCGGCTCGAAACCGCCTTGCTCGAAACCTGGCGGACCGAAGGGCTCTATCAGTCCGTGCAGGCGCTGCGCGCCGAGCAGCCGCCATTTGTGTTCTTCGAGGGTCCCCCGACGGCCAACGGTCGTCCGGGCATTCACCACGTTTTTTCGCGGACCATCAAGGATCTGTTCTGTCGCTTCCGCTCGATGCAGGGGCGGTCGATCACCCGGATTGCCGGCTGGGATACTCACGGCTTGCCGGTCGAAATCGAAGTCGAAAAAAAGCTCGGCCTGTCGGGCAAGAAGGACATCGAGGCTTATGGTGTGGAGGCGTTCAATCGGCTTTGCCGTGAGAGCGTCTTCACCTATCAGAGTGAGTGGGAGCAGCTCTCCGACCGCATCGGCTACTGGCTCGACTACGAGCGGCCCTACATCACCTACAGCAAGGACTACGTCGAGTCGGTCTGGTGGCTGCTCAAGCAATTGTCGGACAAGTCGCTGCTGGTGCGCGGCCACCGGGTCTTGCCGTACTGTCCCCGCTGCGGCACCACGCTCTCGAGCCATGAGCTCTCGCTCGGCTACGAAGAGGTGGCGGACAAGTCGATCTACCTCGCCTTTCCGCTGGACGATGGCTCGGGGCGGGAACTGGTGGTTTGGACGACGACCCCGTGGACCTTGCCCTCGAACGTGGCCGCGGCCGTGCATCCCGACCTGGAGTACCGCGAGTACCGCCATCCCAAGCATCCCGGGCGCTGCTTCGTTGCGGCAGCGTCCCGTGAAGCGGCCATGGATGAGATTCTGGGGGGTGGCGGGAAACTCGAGGCGGGCGCGGTGGTGCCTGGCCGGTCCCTGGTTGGTCTGCGGTATCGCCGGCCCCTCGACGTGGTCGAGGTCCCGACCGATCGGATCCATTCCGTCATCGTGGGTGGTGATTTCGTCACCGCCGATGACGGCTCGGGGATCGTGCATCTCGCGCCCGCGTTCGGCGCTGACGACTATGCCATGGGGCAGCGCGAGGGGCTGGCGTTGCTCCGTCCCGTCGGCTCAGACGGCACCTTCACGGGCACCACGTGGCCTGAGCTCGAGGGCCAGCTGGTCACCGCCGACGGGACCAACGAACTGATCATTCGCCGGCTCAAGGCCGACGGGCTCCATCTCAAGACCGAACAGTACGTTCACAGCTATCCGCATTGCTGGCGTTGCAAGAGCAAGCTGATCTACTATGCGCGCGATTCCTGGTTTGTCCGTACTCAGGCCGTCAAGGACCGACTGGTCGAACTCAACCGGACGGTAGCCTGGCACCCACCCGAGGTCGGGACGGGACGGTTCGGGGAGTGGCTGGCCAACAACCTGGACTGGGCGCTCTCGCGCGACCGGTATTGGGGCACCCCGTTGCCGGTCTGGGTGTCCGATGCGGATCCGACCGTCGTCGAAGTCATCGGCAGTTATGCGGAGCTTGCGGAGAAGGTCGGGCGCCCGCTGCCGGACGATTTCGACCCGCACAAACCATTCATCGATGCCTATACCTGGCCGGCCCCCGGCGGCGGTACCATGCGGCGGGTGCCCGAGGTCATCGATGCCTGGTTCGACTCCGGCTCAATGCCGTACGCGCAGTGGCACTACCCCTTCGAGAACCGGGACAAGTTCGAGAGCCATTTCCCGGCAGACTTCATCTGCGAAGGTATCGATCAGACCCGCGGCTGGTTCTATTCGCTGCTGGCCATTGCCACGACGGTGTTCGACAAGGCGCCGTATCGGAATGTCGTCGTCAACGAGCTGGTCCTCGATGCCAAGGGCCAGAAGATGTCGAAGAGTCGGGGCAATACGGTCGATCCGTGGGAAGCGGTGCGCGAGTTCGGCGCCGATCAGGTCCGCCTCTACCTGCTGGCGTCGAGCCAGGTCTGGCTGCCCAAACCGTTCGACCGGGCCCAGATCCCGGACACGGTCGGCGGCTTTCTGAATACGCTCCGCAACACCTACAACTTCCTGGCACTCTATGCCGAGGGCGTCGAGGCCGAGGGTGGCGCCGCAACGGAGCTCGATCGCTGGGTGCGGAGCCGGCTGGCCTCGACGGTTCGGGACGTGACGGCTGCTTACGACGGCTACGATGCGACCGTGGCGGTTCGTGCCGTGATGGATTTCGTCGAAGAACTGTCCAACTGGTATGTGCGACAGAGCCGGTCCCGGTTCTGGGCTCCCGATCGGACGGCCGACCCGGCGGCCGTGGCCACCCTCCGCGAATGCCTCGTGGTGGTGTCGCGCCTGCTGGCGCCTGCGGCCCCCTTTGCGAGCGACTGGCTGCACCGGGCCCTGGCAGGGACGTCGGTGCACCTGGCTGATTTTCCGGTTGCGGACCAGGCGGCCATCGATGCGGACCTCGAGCGGGCCATGGCCGGCGTACGCCGGCTGGCCTCACTCGGTCGCAGCGCACGGGAGGCCGGCAATCGCCGCGTGCGTCAGCCGCTCGCGACCATGCGGGTGGCGATGCCCAAGGGTGTCACGAACGGCCGATTCCAGTCACTGTTCGAACTGCTGAGCCAGGAGGTCAACGTCAAGCGGATCGACGTCGTGTCGTCCGATGCCGACCTGGTCCGCCTCAAGGCCAAAGCCAACTTCCGCTCGCTCGGCAAGCGGTTCGGCAAGCGGACCCCCGAGGTTGCGGCCCTGATCGGCCAGCTGCCATCGGAGGCGCTGCGGCGGCTGGAGGAGGGGGGAACCGCCGAGGTGACGCTCGATGACGTGGCCGTTCAGGTTCTGTCGGAAGACGTCGTGGTCGAGCGTGAGGTCACCACCGACTGGCTGGTCCAGAGCGCCGGACCGTTCGTCGTCGCGCTGGATCCGCATCTGACCGATGAGTTGCTGGCGGAGGGGCTCGCGCGGGAAGTCGTCAACCGGGTTCAGCGACTCCGTAAGGACGCCGGGTACGACTATACCACCCGGATCACCCTGGCGGTCGACGGCAGTCCGGCTGTTCTTGCGGCCGTCCAGAAGCATGCCGAACTGATTCAGCACGAAACGTTGACCCGGACCCTCGAGGTCGGCCGGGTTCTTGACGCTTGCGATGCGCGCGACGAGGCGAGCATCGATGATCACCAGGCGCTGCTCTCGGTGAGGCGACTCACCGAGTCGGCGCCCTAG
- a CDS encoding DivIVA domain-containing protein: MSDDAFQLSAHDVRHQEFHRVLRGYDPVQVDDFKERIAQELDRVWRDRSVSSDRLQNMVEQLKVFRDRERAMNEALIAAQQLRAEMQSHADKESEVILERARAQADGILHEARTEAQRILDQAQSEEQRLQYANETVRRQFLAYVTSYRRLLERELAELEAVSSTDSRPPASVDAEVTFRRPA; this comes from the coding sequence ATGAGCGATGATGCTTTCCAACTGAGCGCACACGACGTGCGACATCAGGAGTTCCACCGGGTGCTCCGCGGCTACGACCCGGTGCAGGTGGATGACTTCAAGGAGCGAATCGCCCAGGAGCTCGATCGGGTCTGGCGCGATCGGAGCGTGTCGAGCGACCGGCTGCAGAACATGGTCGAGCAACTCAAGGTCTTTCGTGACCGTGAGCGCGCCATGAACGAAGCACTGATTGCTGCTCAGCAACTGCGCGCCGAGATGCAGTCGCATGCAGACAAGGAATCCGAGGTCATTCTCGAACGCGCCCGGGCGCAGGCCGACGGGATCCTCCACGAGGCGCGCACCGAGGCGCAACGGATCCTCGATCAAGCTCAGAGTGAAGAGCAGCGCCTTCAGTACGCCAACGAGACGGTCCGCCGGCAGTTTCTGGCGTACGTCACGAGCTATCGCCGCCTGCTGGAGCGCGAGCTGGCGGAGCTCGAGGCCGTGTCGTCGACGGACAGTCGCCCGCCGGCTTCGGTCGATGCGGAAGTGACGTTCCGGCGCCCTGCCTGA